One genomic segment of Marinitoga piezophila KA3 includes these proteins:
- a CDS encoding helix-turn-helix transcriptional regulator codes for MKNKLKVYRAMYDLSQEKLANLVGVSRQTINYIEKGKYTPSVVLALKLSKVFECSVEDIFFLEEDELKEVISISKGSE; via the coding sequence ATGAAAAATAAATTAAAGGTTTATAGAGCAATGTATGATTTAAGTCAGGAAAAACTTGCAAATCTTGTAGGAGTGTCAAGACAGACAATTAATTATATAGAAAAAGGTAAATATACGCCTTCAGTTGTACTCGCATTAAAACTTTCAAAGGTGTTTGAATGCTCTGTTGAAGACATTTTTTTCCTGGAAGAAGATGAATTGAAGGAAGTAATTTCAATTTCAAAGGGGAGTGAATAA
- a CDS encoding 4Fe-4S binding protein: MDLSTEFAGIKLKNPLMPASGPLVGDDEKMLYLARLGVGGMVTKTISTKDAEVPRPCIYGTNNYIVNAELWSELPPEKWINEILPNLKKELDLPLIVSAGYTKEDMEVLIPQLDKFADAFEISTHYVGKNLDTIAETVRTIRKHTDKPIFMKMSPHIPDPVEFAKMVLKNGGTGVVAINSLGPTMLIDLENRTNLIGNDKGQVWISGPVIKNLGLALVNTIKEAVPEITVIGVGGVASADDVLEYLLAGADAVQMLSAALIRGKQLYKTIVDQLPKALEKYGFSSIEEVKKVGLKKKEVVFEPKYPQIDLNKCTFCKLCEMVCPYWAITVDKENKQVIVDESKCFGCSLCQSRCPVKAISGVI; encoded by the coding sequence ATGGATTTAAGTACAGAATTTGCCGGAATAAAACTTAAAAATCCTTTAATGCCAGCTTCAGGACCTTTAGTTGGCGATGATGAAAAGATGTTATATCTTGCAAGACTTGGTGTTGGCGGAATGGTTACGAAAACGATTTCAACAAAAGATGCAGAAGTTCCAAGACCCTGTATTTATGGAACAAACAATTATATTGTTAATGCAGAACTATGGTCAGAATTACCACCAGAAAAATGGATAAATGAAATCCTGCCAAATCTAAAAAAAGAATTGGATTTACCTTTAATAGTAAGTGCAGGATACACCAAAGAAGATATGGAAGTATTAATACCTCAACTCGATAAATTTGCAGATGCATTTGAAATTTCAACACATTATGTTGGAAAGAATCTTGATACAATAGCTGAAACTGTGAGAACCATAAGAAAACATACAGATAAACCTATATTTATGAAAATGAGTCCACATATTCCTGATCCTGTAGAATTTGCAAAAATGGTTCTCAAAAACGGCGGAACAGGTGTGGTAGCAATAAATTCATTAGGACCTACAATGCTTATTGATCTGGAAAATAGAACAAATTTAATAGGTAATGATAAAGGACAGGTATGGATTTCAGGACCGGTAATTAAAAATCTTGGCCTTGCCCTGGTAAATACAATAAAAGAAGCAGTTCCTGAAATCACAGTTATAGGTGTCGGTGGAGTGGCTTCAGCAGATGATGTATTGGAATACTTATTAGCAGGTGCTGATGCTGTTCAAATGCTATCTGCAGCATTAATCAGAGGAAAACAATTATATAAAACCATAGTTGATCAGCTTCCAAAAGCACTTGAAAAGTATGGTTTTTCTTCTATTGAAGAAGTTAAAAAAGTTGGATTAAAAAAGAAAGAGGTTGTTTTTGAACCAAAATATCCACAAATTGATCTTAACAAATGTACTTTCTGTAAATTATGTGAAATGGTATGTCCATATTGGGCAATTACTGTTGATAAAGAAAATAAACAGGTAATAGTCGATGAAAGCAAATGTTTTGGTTGTAGCCTGTGTCAGAGCAGATGTCCTGTAAAGGCTATTAGCGGAGTAATATAA
- a CDS encoding Na+/H+ antiporter NhaC family protein: MRKRRLVALFIMAAFIMLATMAFAAGGDAEAVNYGFWSIIPPLLAIVLAFVTKEVILSLLLGVFSGALISVFATSNSGFFMKLIESYTKTFEYPVNALADSWHAGIIVFTLTIGGMVGVIAKMGGTRAIANALAKKAQTARSAQLATALMGVVVFFDDYANTLIVGPTMRPLTDKLRVSREKLSYIVDSTAAPVATMAAISTWIGYELGLIGDAFKSLGVEVNPYSVFFQSIPYRMYGIFALVMVFMVGAMMRDFGPMYEAEKRARLTGKVLADGAEPMLSTDFEKDLESKNIPLRVSNALVPILTLVIFAFIGLWYSGGGLEQPFTWDGIRDAFGNADASAALIWASALASIVAVVMAISQNIMTLKEALEAWVEGAKSLVITTIILILAWSIGSIASDLGTAEYLVQVISSSLPSWTIPVLVFVISAIVAFATGTSWGTMAIMLPLAVPLAAAYTGGEPSTLVYATLGAVLTGSTFGDHCSPISDTTIMSSMASSADHIDHVKTQLPYALTAAGLAAVVGYIPVGLGMPVWLSLILGVAGIWAILKFYGKSTDPKDLKA; this comes from the coding sequence ATGAGGAAAAGACGGTTGGTAGCGTTATTTATCATGGCAGCATTTATAATGTTAGCTACCATGGCCTTTGCAGCAGGGGGAGATGCAGAAGCTGTAAATTATGGTTTCTGGTCAATTATTCCACCTCTATTAGCCATTGTTTTGGCATTTGTGACAAAAGAAGTTATTTTATCATTATTGTTGGGAGTATTTTCGGGAGCTCTTATTAGTGTTTTTGCAACATCTAACTCAGGATTCTTTATGAAACTCATAGAAAGTTATACAAAAACATTTGAGTATCCTGTAAATGCATTAGCAGACAGCTGGCATGCAGGTATTATTGTATTTACACTTACAATTGGTGGTATGGTTGGCGTTATAGCAAAAATGGGCGGAACAAGAGCTATAGCAAATGCACTTGCTAAAAAAGCTCAAACAGCAAGAAGTGCACAGCTTGCAACAGCATTAATGGGTGTTGTAGTATTCTTTGATGATTATGCAAATACATTGATAGTTGGACCTACAATGAGACCTTTAACAGATAAATTAAGAGTTTCAAGGGAAAAATTATCATATATTGTTGACTCAACAGCAGCACCAGTAGCAACAATGGCTGCAATATCAACATGGATAGGTTATGAATTGGGATTAATAGGAGACGCATTTAAATCATTAGGCGTAGAAGTTAATCCATATTCAGTATTCTTCCAATCAATTCCTTACAGAATGTATGGTATATTTGCTCTTGTAATGGTATTCATGGTTGGTGCAATGATGAGAGATTTTGGACCAATGTATGAAGCAGAAAAAAGAGCAAGATTAACAGGAAAAGTATTGGCAGACGGAGCAGAACCAATGCTTTCAACAGATTTTGAAAAAGATCTTGAAAGCAAAAACATTCCTTTAAGAGTTTCCAATGCTTTAGTACCTATTTTAACACTTGTTATTTTTGCATTTATCGGATTATGGTATTCAGGTGGAGGATTAGAACAACCATTTACATGGGATGGAATAAGGGATGCATTTGGTAATGCTGACGCATCAGCTGCATTAATCTGGGCTTCTGCATTAGCAAGTATCGTTGCAGTAGTAATGGCTATTTCTCAAAATATAATGACATTAAAAGAAGCTTTAGAAGCATGGGTAGAAGGAGCAAAATCATTGGTAATAACAACAATAATCCTTATACTCGCATGGTCAATTGGATCAATAGCTTCTGACTTAGGAACAGCTGAATACTTAGTTCAGGTAATTTCAAGCTCATTACCATCATGGACAATTCCAGTATTGGTATTTGTAATTTCTGCAATAGTTGCATTTGCAACAGGAACATCTTGGGGAACAATGGCTATTATGTTACCTTTAGCAGTACCTCTTGCAGCAGCATATACAGGCGGAGAACCTTCAACATTAGTATATGCAACACTTGGTGCTGTATTAACAGGTTCAACATTTGGAGACCACTGTTCACCTATTTCAGATACAACAATTATGTCATCAATGGCATCATCAGCTGACCATATAGATCACGTTAAAACACAGTTACCATATGCATTAACAGCAGCAGGTCTTGCAGCAGTAGTTGGATACATACCAGTTGGACTTGGAATGCCTGTATGGCTTTCATTAATCCTTGGTGTTGCCGGTATCTGGGCTATCCTTAAATTCTACGGTAAGAGTACAGATCCTAAAGACCTTAAAGCTTAA
- a CDS encoding energy-coupling factor transporter transmembrane component T family protein, with protein MFSENIAIGRYVEKESLMHSLDPRSKLIGLFFLAGFAFTINSFYDVAIMSFYTFLLMLLSRIGLKMYGKSLKSMWMLIVFAFVIQLFNYEGNVIYQLWFIKITDVGLSNAAIITFRLFFAIMLSSVLTLTTSPTSLANAMEDVLIWFRVKKSFAHELSMVMTIAIRFIPVMASEAERIFKAQMSRGADFDSRKFSGRLKGMVAIIIPLLVSALRRADELSIAMESRCYNGWEGRTRYKQFNWKFKDTLFTLSYITVGILVIIL; from the coding sequence ATGTTTTCTGAAAATATAGCTATAGGACGTTATGTGGAAAAAGAATCTTTGATGCATAGTCTTGATCCGCGTTCAAAATTAATAGGTTTGTTTTTTCTTGCAGGATTTGCTTTTACCATAAATAGTTTTTATGATGTTGCAATAATGTCTTTTTATACCTTTCTTTTGATGTTGCTCTCTCGAATAGGTCTTAAAATGTATGGTAAATCCTTAAAATCAATGTGGATGCTTATTGTTTTTGCTTTTGTTATTCAACTTTTTAATTATGAAGGTAATGTGATTTATCAATTGTGGTTTATAAAAATTACAGATGTTGGTTTATCAAATGCGGCTATTATTACATTTAGATTATTTTTTGCCATAATGCTATCTTCTGTTTTGACCCTTACCACTTCTCCAACATCGCTGGCAAATGCAATGGAAGATGTTTTAATCTGGTTCAGGGTAAAAAAATCATTTGCACATGAATTATCCATGGTTATGACTATAGCAATTAGATTTATTCCGGTAATGGCAAGTGAAGCTGAAAGGATTTTTAAAGCTCAAATGAGCAGAGGTGCAGATTTTGATTCAAGGAAGTTTTCTGGAAGATTAAAAGGTATGGTGGCAATTATAATTCCATTGCTTGTATCTGCACTGAGAAGAGCTGATGAGTTGAGTATAGCTATGGAATCGAGATGTTATAATGGATGGGAAGGAAGAACACGATATAAACAGTTTAACTGGAAGTTTAAAGATACACTTTTTACATTATCATATATAACAGTAGGAATTTTGGTAATTATTTTATAA
- a CDS encoding patatin-like phospholipase family protein: MIKKIILFIFVIIGIISYSKTLLVLGGGGAAGAYEIGVLRYIVEKNIKIDGVYGVSAGALNGAGFVMGRLDEIEELWTSMKKEDIFDFDPFNHAPNLKPFILDPTPLYTFLKGYISEEEILKSPIDYGILTFNLDKFKVVFLKKEDMKEHMVDYIFASASYPLFGAIEIDGKKYTDGGVFSNVYPALLAEKYGYDRMIAVFPVINSPADLVFKIMLDMKKSENMVIITPSGNVPSPMNFSPEDAKRLIKMGYMDAKRNLKNW; this comes from the coding sequence ATTATTAAAAAGATAATATTATTTATTTTTGTAATTATAGGGATAATATCATACTCAAAAACCCTTCTTGTTTTAGGCGGTGGTGGTGCTGCTGGAGCGTATGAAATAGGTGTTTTAAGATATATTGTCGAAAAAAATATTAAAATAGATGGTGTATATGGCGTATCAGCTGGTGCTTTAAATGGAGCAGGATTTGTAATGGGAAGATTAGATGAAATAGAGGAACTATGGACTTCTATGAAAAAAGAGGATATATTTGATTTTGATCCATTTAACCATGCGCCAAATCTTAAACCATTTATTCTGGATCCAACACCGTTATATACATTTTTAAAGGGATATATATCAGAAGAAGAAATTCTCAAATCCCCTATAGACTATGGGATTTTAACCTTTAACCTTGATAAATTTAAGGTTGTTTTTTTAAAAAAAGAGGATATGAAAGAGCATATGGTGGATTATATCTTTGCAAGTGCAAGTTATCCGCTATTTGGAGCAATTGAAATTGATGGTAAAAAATATACAGATGGAGGCGTTTTTTCAAACGTATATCCGGCATTATTAGCAGAAAAATATGGATATGATAGAATGATAGCTGTATTTCCTGTTATTAATAGTCCGGCAGATTTGGTTTTTAAAATAATGCTTGATATGAAAAAATCTGAGAATATGGTTATTATAACACCTTCAGGAAATGTTCCCTCACCTATGAATTTTTCTCCTGAAGATGCAAAAAGATTGATAAAAATGGGATATATGGACGCAAAAAGAAATTTAAAAAATTGGTGA
- a CDS encoding ATP-binding protein, whose protein sequence is MEIEDVIEQLELKKERLLNALPEKKRLYFQKIEKYDDTRGMLLYGPRGVGKTTYLLMKAAENNFFYLSGDDPKVAAIPLFDLGEKVFLQGYNGIIIDEVHYLNKWSIHIKALYDSYPDKKIWISDSSSIILRTGIADLSRRFVKVRIPLLSFREYIHFLTNKEIMEIENPFNIEKDRFMNQIRDMDILKLFKDYASSGTRPFFLENNYVEKMENILEKTLYSDIPFFLNTIKENHLKLMKAIIGYLIYSKIPTINVERMGKEWQLSKNKLYELLNVMEEAELINIVLKEKDFKINSKGEKIFLADPSYYYIYNGEIGKFREAFTVFALKEKGKIFSSKNEQDGDFVWNGIKIEVGGKNKKIKNSDFVIRDDIDLPLKNKIPLWLLGFLW, encoded by the coding sequence ATGGAAATTGAAGATGTTATTGAACAGCTTGAATTGAAAAAAGAAAGGCTTTTAAATGCATTGCCTGAAAAAAAAAGGTTGTATTTTCAAAAAATAGAAAAATATGATGATACAAGAGGGATGTTATTATATGGGCCGCGTGGTGTTGGAAAGACAACATATTTGCTTATGAAGGCTGCGGAAAATAATTTTTTTTATCTATCTGGTGATGATCCGAAAGTAGCGGCTATTCCATTGTTTGATCTTGGAGAAAAGGTTTTTCTGCAGGGATATAATGGAATAATAATAGATGAAGTGCATTATTTAAATAAATGGAGTATACATATAAAGGCATTGTATGATTCGTATCCTGATAAGAAAATATGGATAAGCGATAGTAGTTCTATTATTCTTAGAACAGGAATAGCTGACCTTTCAAGGAGATTTGTAAAGGTTAGAATACCGTTATTATCTTTTAGGGAGTATATACATTTTTTAACAAATAAAGAGATTATGGAGATTGAAAATCCATTTAATATTGAAAAAGACAGATTTATGAATCAAATAAGAGATATGGATATTTTAAAATTGTTTAAGGATTATGCTTCTTCTGGAACACGTCCGTTTTTTCTCGAAAATAATTATGTTGAAAAAATGGAAAATATTCTTGAAAAGACATTATATAGCGATATTCCTTTTTTCTTAAATACTATAAAAGAAAATCATTTAAAATTAATGAAAGCGATAATAGGATATTTAATATATTCTAAAATTCCTACAATAAATGTGGAAAGAATGGGAAAAGAATGGCAATTAAGCAAAAATAAACTGTATGAGTTGTTAAATGTGATGGAAGAGGCCGAATTAATAAATATAGTATTAAAGGAAAAGGATTTTAAAATAAATTCAAAAGGAGAAAAGATATTTCTGGCTGATCCTTCGTATTATTATATATATAATGGCGAAATTGGTAAGTTCAGAGAAGCATTTACTGTTTTTGCTTTAAAAGAAAAAGGAAAAATATTTTCATCAAAGAATGAGCAGGACGGAGATTTTGTGTGGAATGGAATAAAAATAGAGGTTGGTGGGAAAAATAAAAAGATTAAAAATTCGGATTTTGTTATTCGTGATGATATAGATTTGCCATTAAAGAATAAGATACCTTTATGGTTATTGGGATTTTTATGGTAA
- a CDS encoding EamA family transporter: MVYLWTAIRIILLGYERIAGKQITTDDDALISSWAFFFFSFLSFFPFFYKLTIDSIIAALISGSIYAISFYLYVYALANEDASVIAPLYNMNVIFLIITTFIFLGEPITIQKIFGSLFMLYGVSYLKKDVNMKESYKNLLKSKGAVAMLISSMLMAIGRTFDGYFAKGIDSMSYSISIYLIVSTYFLIFTLIKFKSIKPHISIVKRKIFPLINGGISNAYSYVALLNMFRYIDVSIAEPVSMLSALVTAIMARFVFGERIAIRIVGTVFLILGAFIIYL, from the coding sequence ATGGTGTATTTATGGACTGCAATAAGGATTATATTATTGGGATATGAGAGAATAGCAGGAAAGCAGATAACAACAGATGATGATGCGCTCATTTCTTCATGGGCGTTTTTCTTTTTTTCATTTTTATCCTTTTTTCCGTTTTTTTATAAATTAACAATAGATTCTATAATTGCTGCGCTGATAAGTGGAAGTATTTATGCAATTTCTTTTTATTTATACGTTTATGCATTGGCTAATGAGGACGCTTCTGTTATAGCGCCACTTTATAATATGAACGTTATTTTTTTAATAATTACAACATTTATATTTTTAGGAGAGCCAATAACTATTCAAAAGATTTTTGGAAGCTTATTTATGCTCTATGGTGTTTCTTATTTAAAAAAGGATGTAAATATGAAGGAATCCTATAAAAATCTGCTAAAGAGTAAAGGCGCTGTTGCCATGTTGATTTCTTCCATGCTTATGGCAATTGGAAGGACTTTTGATGGTTATTTTGCAAAAGGTATAGATTCTATGAGTTATTCTATAAGCATATATTTAATTGTTAGCACGTATTTTTTAATTTTTACATTGATAAAGTTTAAATCAATAAAACCGCATATTTCTATTGTGAAAAGAAAGATATTTCCACTTATAAACGGCGGAATTTCTAATGCATATTCTTATGTGGCATTGTTGAATATGTTTAGATATATTGATGTAAGTATTGCAGAACCTGTTTCTATGTTGTCGGCGTTGGTTACGGCGATAATGGCGAGGTTTGTTTTTGGGGAGAGGATTGCTATTAGAATTGTTGGAACGGTATTTTTGATATTGGGAGCATTTATAATTTACCTTTGA
- a CDS encoding ZIP family metal transporter: MELTGFQVWSYGTIASLIAGAATSLGALPIFFMKKTLTEKQLDMALGFAAGVMLAATMFSLIVPAIEFGGITITVIGIIIGAIILELMDTYAPHEHFLKGHEGPNLAVVKKVWLFVIAITLHNFPEGMAVGVSFGGGTTEMIKNGIVVATAIGIQNIPEGTATAVSFIKAGYTKKQAFWYSAFSGFVEPIGGIIGATFIVLMKPALPFFLALAAGAMLYVISDEIIPETHAHNNERAATFSLIFGFLVMMILDNALG, translated from the coding sequence ATGGAATTAACAGGATTTCAAGTCTGGAGTTATGGTACAATTGCAAGTTTAATTGCGGGAGCGGCAACTTCTCTGGGAGCATTGCCAATATTTTTTATGAAAAAAACGCTAACAGAAAAGCAGCTGGACATGGCTTTGGGGTTTGCTGCTGGTGTTATGCTTGCAGCTACTATGTTTTCCTTGATTGTTCCGGCTATAGAGTTTGGAGGTATTACAATAACAGTAATTGGAATTATTATAGGTGCAATAATTCTTGAATTAATGGATACATATGCTCCACATGAACACTTTTTAAAAGGTCATGAAGGTCCAAATCTTGCTGTGGTAAAAAAGGTATGGTTATTTGTAATTGCTATTACATTACATAATTTTCCGGAAGGAATGGCTGTTGGTGTGAGTTTTGGTGGTGGAACCACAGAGATGATAAAAAATGGTATTGTAGTTGCAACAGCCATTGGAATTCAGAATATTCCCGAAGGAACAGCAACAGCTGTTTCGTTTATAAAAGCAGGCTATACTAAGAAACAGGCATTCTGGTATTCAGCTTTTTCTGGCTTTGTAGAACCAATAGGTGGAATAATTGGAGCAACATTTATTGTTTTAATGAAACCAGCTTTACCGTTCTTTTTGGCATTGGCTGCAGGAGCTATGCTTTATGTTATTAGCGATGAAATTATTCCTGAAACACATGCTCACAATAATGAAAGAGCTGCAACCTTTTCTCTTATATTTGGATTTCTTGTAATGATGATTTTAGATAATGCTTTAGGATAA
- a CDS encoding zinc metallopeptidase — protein MFYPFWLDPTFIILLPGLILSIIAQMAVQSTFSKYSRVISSTGETGAEFATRMLNNLGLYDVRVEAVSGFLTDHYDPRNKVLRLSSATYSSRSVAALGVVAHEVGHAIQHQENYLPLVLRNYSVPFASIGSNLSWIIFIIGFLFSSPALVQTGIILFSFAVLFTIITLPVEFNASARAIKILPMMGMPTSEVVHVKKVLGAAAMTYVASAAMAILQLLRMLMLAGLMGDRD, from the coding sequence ATGTTCTATCCATTTTGGCTTGATCCTACTTTTATAATTTTATTGCCAGGACTAATTTTATCTATTATAGCTCAAATGGCTGTTCAAAGTACTTTTTCAAAATATTCGAGAGTAATATCTTCAACAGGAGAAACTGGCGCTGAATTTGCAACGAGAATGTTAAACAACCTTGGATTATATGATGTTCGTGTTGAAGCTGTTTCTGGATTTTTAACCGATCATTATGATCCAAGAAACAAGGTTCTAAGATTATCTTCTGCAACATATTCAAGTCGTTCTGTTGCAGCATTGGGAGTTGTAGCCCACGAAGTTGGTCACGCAATACAACATCAGGAAAATTATTTACCTTTAGTATTAAGAAATTATTCTGTTCCATTTGCCTCTATTGGTTCTAACTTATCATGGATTATATTTATAATTGGATTTTTATTTTCAAGTCCTGCATTAGTTCAAACTGGTATAATTTTATTTTCATTTGCTGTATTGTTTACAATAATTACATTACCTGTAGAGTTCAATGCAAGTGCAAGAGCAATAAAGATTTTACCTATGATGGGAATGCCAACATCTGAAGTTGTTCACGTAAAAAAGGTTCTTGGTGCAGCAGCTATGACATATGTTGCTTCAGCAGCAATGGCAATTTTGCAATTATTAAGAATGCTAATGCTCGCAGGTTTAATGGGAGATAGAGATTAA
- the sdaAB gene encoding L-serine ammonia-lyase, iron-sulfur-dependent subunit beta gives MGMLDVVGPVMVGPSSSHTLGALKIARFAHKLFGEKPDKVIFYLHGSFAQTYLGHGTDRALIAGILGLREYDYRIKDAYNLAKKENLNYSFVKTDLGDVHPNTVLIRMEKEGKVNEVQGASIGGGAILITKINGVECELTGDYNTLIIVNKDKKGALENILGVLEVNIANLYLKRTNIIEGKALTILELDEIPSNLEKLNNLDCVLRYFYIGSDKE, from the coding sequence ATGGGAATGCTTGACGTAGTTGGACCTGTAATGGTTGGCCCTTCCAGCTCACATACACTTGGTGCATTAAAAATAGCAAGATTTGCTCACAAATTATTTGGTGAAAAACCAGATAAGGTTATTTTTTATCTTCACGGGTCATTTGCCCAGACATATTTAGGACATGGTACAGACAGAGCTTTAATCGCAGGAATTTTAGGATTAAGAGAATATGATTACAGAATCAAAGATGCTTATAATCTCGCTAAAAAAGAAAATCTTAATTATTCTTTCGTAAAAACAGACCTTGGAGATGTTCATCCAAATACCGTTTTAATAAGAATGGAAAAAGAAGGAAAGGTAAATGAAGTCCAGGGTGCCTCAATTGGTGGTGGTGCAATTTTAATCACAAAAATTAATGGCGTTGAATGTGAATTAACAGGAGATTATAATACATTAATCATTGTAAATAAAGATAAAAAAGGAGCTCTTGAAAATATTTTGGGCGTGCTGGAAGTAAATATAGCTAATTTATACTTAAAACGAACAAATATTATAGAAGGAAAGGCTTTAACCATTCTGGAATTAGATGAAATTCCTTCAAACCTTGAAAAACTAAATAATCTCGATTGTGTTTTAAGATACTTTTATATTGGAAGTGATAAGGAATGA
- the sdaAA gene encoding L-serine ammonia-lyase, iron-sulfur-dependent, subunit alpha, with protein MTFKQILEMWKETNIPFDEIVLTEEMVETGIDPVDLKNNMRKIVQVMITEAEKNYGKKHESLTGLTGENAPKLLNHTPKMLSEFNYVATITAISTAENNAAMGRIVACPTAGACGVVPASLYALKKVYNATEDELLSSFIVAGAIGSIIAKKATISGAAGGCQAEIGTAAAMASAALTYYFSKDAEKCGNAAALALKSLMGLVCDPVGGFVEVPCVKRNGSATNVAIVAAEMALAGIESVIPFDEVVDAMYKVGKMMHEDLRETGNGGIAATPTAQKLVLEIKKNWK; from the coding sequence ATGACATTTAAACAAATACTTGAAATGTGGAAAGAAACAAATATCCCTTTTGATGAAATTGTTCTCACAGAAGAAATGGTTGAAACTGGAATTGATCCTGTTGATTTAAAAAATAACATGAGAAAAATAGTTCAGGTGATGATTACAGAAGCAGAAAAGAATTATGGTAAAAAACACGAAAGTTTAACGGGATTAACAGGCGAAAATGCTCCAAAACTGTTAAATCACACGCCAAAAATGCTAAGCGAATTTAATTATGTCGCAACTATTACGGCAATTTCCACAGCAGAAAATAATGCAGCAATGGGAAGAATTGTAGCCTGTCCAACAGCTGGTGCATGTGGTGTAGTTCCCGCCTCATTATATGCATTAAAAAAGGTTTATAATGCCACAGAGGATGAACTGTTATCCTCTTTTATAGTTGCCGGAGCTATTGGCAGTATCATCGCTAAAAAAGCCACTATTTCCGGTGCTGCCGGTGGCTGTCAGGCCGAAATTGGAACCGCTGCAGCTATGGCATCAGCAGCTTTGACTTATTACTTTTCAAAAGATGCAGAAAAGTGCGGCAATGCAGCAGCATTAGCTCTAAAATCATTAATGGGACTTGTTTGTGATCCAGTAGGTGGATTTGTTGAAGTGCCATGTGTAAAAAGAAATGGCTCTGCTACAAATGTCGCTATTGTTGCTGCAGAAATGGCATTAGCAGGTATTGAAAGCGTTATTCCATTTGATGAAGTTGTCGATGCAATGTATAAGGTAGGAAAGATGATGCATGAAGATTTAAGAGAAACAGGAAATGGCGGAATTGCCGCAACACCAACTGCACAAAAATTAGTTCTTGAAATAAAGAAAAATTGGAAATAG
- a CDS encoding peroxiredoxin, which yields MANIPLIGEKFPELEVVTTHGVMKLPEAFKGKWFVLFSHPADFTPVCTTEFVGFQKRYDEFKKLNTELIGLSIDQVFSHISWINWIKEKLGVEIKYPVIADDRGIVAEQLGLIHAVGSHTVRAVFIVDPNGIVRAIIYYPPELGRNLDEIIRAVKALQISDKSKAAMPANWPENELIGDKVIIPPAADVKTAEERLKNYEGYDWWFVYKKLED from the coding sequence ATGGCAAATATACCATTAATAGGAGAAAAGTTTCCAGAATTAGAAGTTGTTACAACACACGGAGTAATGAAATTACCTGAAGCATTTAAAGGCAAATGGTTTGTATTATTCAGTCACCCTGCAGATTTCACACCAGTATGTACAACAGAATTTGTAGGTTTTCAAAAAAGATATGATGAATTCAAAAAATTAAACACAGAATTAATAGGATTAAGTATTGACCAGGTATTCTCACACATTAGCTGGATTAACTGGATTAAAGAAAAATTAGGTGTTGAAATTAAATATCCTGTTATTGCAGACGACAGAGGAATTGTAGCTGAACAGTTAGGATTAATTCATGCTGTAGGTAGTCACACAGTAAGAGCTGTTTTCATTGTTGATCCTAACGGAATTGTAAGAGCAATTATTTATTATCCACCAGAATTAGGAAGAAATCTTGACGAAATTATTAGAGCAGTTAAAGCTTTACAAATTTCAGATAAATCAAAAGCAGCAATGCCAGCAAATTGGCCAGAAAATGAATTAATAGGCGATAAAGTTATTATTCCACCAGCAGCTGATGTAAAAACAGCTGAAGAAAGATTGAAGAATTACGAAGGATACGATTGGTGGTTTGTTTATAAAAAACTTGAAGATTAA